One window of Heptranchias perlo isolate sHepPer1 chromosome 15, sHepPer1.hap1, whole genome shotgun sequence genomic DNA carries:
- the LOC137333178 gene encoding probable G-protein coupled receptor 139 yields MHGRITGLAYAICYPIIAAVGVPANVAAIVILSRGKCGLSRCVTHYLVAMAVSDLLVTIAGVILNRINGLFLPVSFLYMTPLCRLRAVLLFAARDSSVWLTVAFTFDRFVAICCQKLKTKYCTRKCAAAVIATVSVLFCLKNIPWYFAYEPSYITDGVPWYCNLIPNYYTSLAWTAFDLIDTMLSSFIAFGLILLLNALTVRHIVVSGRVRRRLRGHSNGESHHDPEMENRKKSIILLFAVTGSFILLWTMYLIVFLYVQIANQYTSSGPNDPLYIAQEVAFLLQLLSCCTNTCIYAATQRKFREELKNGVKYPLKLIVKLFTP; encoded by the exons ATGCATGGTCGAATAACTGGTCTGGCGTATGCCATCTGCTACCCTATAATTGCAGCCGTTGGTGTCCCTG CGAATGTAgcagcgattgtgatcctgtcccgaggaaagtgcggtctatcCCGATGCGTCACtcactacctggtggccatggcggtGTCCGATCTACTGGTCACCATCGCCGGTGTGATATTGAATCGGATCAATGGGCTTTTTCTCCCGGTCAGTTTCCTGTACATGACTCCGCTGTGTCGTCTCAGAGCCGTCTTGCTGTTCGCAGCCAGAGACAGTTCGGTCTGGTTAACGGTAGCTTTCACCTTCGATCGCTTTgtagccatttgttgtcagaagctgaaaacaaaatattgcaccagaAAATGCGCGGCTGCTGTGATAGCAACTGTCAGTGTGCTGTTCTGTTTaaaaaacattccctggtactttgcataTGAACCTAGCTACATAACCGATGGTGTACCATGGTATTGTAACTTAATACCAAATTATTATACTTCACTGGCATGGACAGCCTTTGACTTAATCGACACGATGTTAAGCTCATTTATTGCTTTCGgtttgattttgctgctcaatgcccTGACTGTCAGACACATCGTGGTGTCTGGTAGAGTCCGCAGGAGACTGCGGGGCCACAGCAATGGTGAGAGTCAccatgacccagagatggagaaccggaaGAAGTCCATCATCTTACTCTTCGCTGTGACTGGTAGTTTCATTTTGTTGTGGACGATGTATCTTATCGTTTTCCTGTATGTACAGATTGCAAACCAATATACTTCCTCTGGTCCCAATGACCCTTTGTACATCGCCCAAGAAGTAGCGTTCTTGcttcagctcctgagttgctgcaccaacacgtgtatttatgcagcgacccagagaaagttcagagaggagttgaagaacgGAGTGAAATATCCGCTGAAATTAATTGTCAAATTATTTACACCATGA